The Penicillium oxalicum strain HP7-1 chromosome VIII, whole genome shotgun sequence DNA segment ATGGgatgaaagatgaagacAAAATGGGCTTCTTTTCAGAACGTATTTATTCTCGCACTGAGACCTCCCAAAGAAAGTTGTAATGGAGCTTCCTAGGCTCTCTCCCTCAATTTCTATACCTTACCGTCACCTTACATTTCGAATATGCGCCAGATCCTGGCGTCAATCTCGCGGCCATTTTCTTTCTGGATATTTTTATAACGGGAACCCAGGATGGCCCGGGCCGTTGGGATGAAACGTCTTTGAGGCCGAGACCTATGCGCAACATCCAACATAGCGAATAAGGGAGGTGGCCAAGTGCATCTGACGCTGATCCCCCCGTGCATCCCCTCAGCCTTCGGGGAGGCTTGCAGTCCTCCccagaatgaaaaaaaaggtactcgGAGATTTGAATAGAAGATGGAGTTGATCCACTTTCTTGCTAGAATAAGCCGGATGTCTCAGATATTGTCTGCGTTGTGCTTCTAATGGATCTCCAAGTCCAACTGTTGAACGAGACTGGCGGGAATTTGCTCGTGTTGTCAAATCCATATTCAGTTTTCCTTTCATGCATCATAGTGAATCCGTAGCGAAACGGGCATTCTATGTTGGTCCAAACGTCCAGCTTCAGCAGAAAGATGGGTGGTGCCTCTGATTTTCCGGTGAAGGTGGAAAGGTTCCTGAGGCCACTTCGATACGGTGTCATAGCGATATGCGGCTCTCAGCAAAGCTGACGATACCTTGCAATGGTTTGCGACAGCCAGACCTATTGTTAGCGCTACCCAGGGTTGACCAGCGTCGTCACTGGGATatcaaatcatcatcacctctcCGCTATTGCCAGAAGTACGTAGTCCAGGACTGACACAACCCAGATTATCTTGATCCTAAACTTGACCAGGGTGGCTGATCAAGATCCAAGCCGCCCGACTATAGAAATAGGGGAGGAGGTGCGAGTTCGCGGGAGATTTTGAAAAGATCCGTTCGGCACGGAGGACCGCAGAGGGCCTTGCCCCAGAGGATTTCCCGCAACCCGATCCAATGGAAAGCCAAGCAGAACATATCTCTGGACAGAATCATGAGCATCAGACGGAAAGGGGGAGATTTTGAGCCGATTGACCAGAGTTGGGTCAAAAGAATCGAGCAGCCGGGAATGACATGTCAATCCCGGGGATGGAATGATGGATGGAATTGGATCGAGACGAGTGGATGGAGGTTGGTTTGAACAAGAGATGTTGTCACCTGACGAGTTCTACATTGATAAAGTAACAATGAAACGTGACTCGGTGACTTAAGCAGGTCTAAACGGGGTGAGGAGATCGCCAGTAAGATTCTTTACCACGACAAAGATCGACTTGGCCATCAAATGACCTCACATCACGTACCGATGGAGATGTCGTACTTTTGTAAAATAACTGTCCAGGGGGTCTGGATCAACAAGAGGCACAAATCTAAAAGTGACTGAGTGATTGGCCCTGTTCCAAAGAAGCTTCTTTTGATGCACTTGGGATGATCTGGATGACTTCGGAACCAACAAGATGGCAAAACGGCCTAAGTGAATGCGAACGCTGAACGGCTGTGCTCCCGGCGTTGTCTAGAAGGTATTAAAAAACCTCTTTACTTTGCTCCAAGGACGTCTATTCGGTGGCAATTTCTGCCAAGGGCTCTGTCCGCAGAATCGACGTGACATGAGCTTGGAGATATGACCTCAAACCGCGAAGAATAGGGGGACGAGGTCTACTGTGGAAGTGATGTTGGTGGAATAGAAGGAATGTCTCAATTACATTGCGATGTCGCCCGCCGTCAAGGAGAGCCATTGGAGAAATGCGAGAGTCATAACAAGTGGCCAGCTATCTCTTCATTGTATTGCAATTTCTCGATGATGGTATTTGATCCATTCATCTGCTTCTTTGAAGGACCAGCCGTTGACATAATCTAGAATGCACCAACACAAACTTCATGAGCGAATGAGCCTCAGTGCTCGATTACAAGTGATCTACTCATTTAAGACATGCATAGGTATTTTTCAAAACCCATACTTGATACGCCTGAAAGCCGAGACGCATACGTCCTGTATGTCGCCGTGGGTGAAGAAGTTACTAATGTAGTTAGTGGCCAGTGCCCGGGATTGACCTGTTTGACTTCTGCCAACACACTTCAGAAGCTCTAGCACTCCTATGATCAGCGCGAAACGCAAGATTCAAGTAGAGTTTTCCAAGGAGGTGTGCCTCCAGCCCTAGATTGGAACTCTGTGTGGGAACTACGATTTTGCATTGCACGAAAAGTCATGGTTAAGAGGTATGAAATGCCTAATCCACTTGCCCTCATGCTACTGCTGTTGGCCACATTACGGTGCAAGTTGTATGCAACTGGAGAGCATCGACTAGAAAGGTATTTCCAAATTCAATTATGCTGGCACATCGGACAGAAAGGCTTCCGATATGTCTACCAGACCTGAACACACTGCGACGTCGAGGCCAGACGAAGTCGGAGCGTCGTTTTCCACGATTCATGATGTGAACGATGCAATGCAATCAATGATAAATTCCAATTTCGCCGTGACCAATTCGCTTCCAGCCTTGCCTCTCACCCTCTCGACTTCATTGAGCGGGGCTCACCTGCACTCAGTGATGTGATAATGTCACTTGAAGTGGGCTTTCGAAGGCGAAGTGGCAGTTGGCCGCCGCCCCCGCCGGCGACGGCGAGGGCGATCTCTCAAGCTCGTGAGAGCTTCCCGAATCCCGTCGGTCAAGTGCATGATGCCGAGACTGAAGATAGTCCAGGAGTCGGTCAAGTAGAAGCACTGCAGCCAATCAGCCTCCAGAACCGAGAATTTCTTGCGGGGAGGCAACCGACCCCAGAGTAGCATAATACCAAACGCATACAGAATAATTGGCGAGGTCATGAACGAGTAGGCCAGGGGGAAGTAGGTGGCAAGTGAGACGAGACCGCCCAGTAATGCGGCAAAAAGAAGGCGCACGGCGGTGGAAATCATTCGATACACCGGTGTTCCTTGTCGACGAACGAGCATTTGGAAGGCAGCAAAAAGCCCCAGGCATAGACTGGCCACCACGAAGTAATAAATATAAACAAAGTCAAGCAGCTTGACGTACATCTCAAGTAGCTTCTGATTCGTAACACGACCCATGTCAATGCTTTTGCTCGGAAGGAGCTCCATGCTCGAGAAGAGCGCCGCAGTAACATTGCCCGTCAAATAGTTGAAAAGGTCTGTGGTGTGCTCGTAGTCATAGGTCTCGCGACTCGGACAAAGGGGTCGCGAGGTAAGAGACTCCAAGAGTGTCGATATTGCAGTCAACTCTTGTGTGGCGCCTCGACTGAAAGGAATTTCCATGTCATCAATGGTGCTTCGAATGAGGGATACTGCCTTCACGGTACTGGGTCGTGGCTCTTCGCAGACAAAAAGCAGCGTTTCAGAAAGATATTTCAGTTTTAATGTGACGTCCAGCGTGAGAGCCAAAATCTGAGACccttcaaggagaagaatcAGCGCAACGTGGAAGGGAAAATGCAGCTGCACCCAGACCTGCTGCCTCCATGGTCTCAATCGGCGGCGAGGGGAAATGTCAAAGTAGGCTTGCCAGATGAGATACTAGTGCAGATTGGTTAATTTGGTCACCGTCAAACTTCAACCGGTGGTTTCCGTTGAGATTGACTGACCACATTACTCGTCACGCCCAGAATGTGAACAAACGACCACTTGGTCCACCCACCGGGCCGTACTGTCTTATTCTCAATCCGTGTCACGGCAATGACTCCCTCACCAATGATGATCAATGTCAGCAAGGCCATTCGCGTGTTCAGGTGAGTTTTCTGAAACCCAAGATCTGGGTACAGGAGAGAGAATCCTGCGACCATGAAAAGTTCTAAGCCAAAAAGAACGAGCCAAACCGACCAAAGTCGGGATCGGACGCTCATTGAACGAGAAAAGCCAAAGTACATCTGTCCCCATCGAAAATCTTGTTATCAGCTGTCAGGTGTGTCAATAGATGCGGCAGAAGACGAACCAAGGTGTAGAAGATCGACGTTGACCAAAAAACACAGGCAGTGTATGTAATGCCTCTGGCGGCGGATTTGACGCGCAGCCGAAGGAGAATGACTGCAGCCGTGTATTGAAGAGCCAGCAATGCACGACTGGCAGATAAAATCAAAGTGAGTGACCTGAATGCCCAGAGGTTCTCCTCTTTGACTGTGGTGCTGAACCTCGATCCTGCTGATGCGAAACCAACCATTACCGCAAGCTGAAATGCTTTGCACAATCTCTCAAAAACACAGTCACGAGCGAAGCGAACATCGAAAAATGTGACCTGCAGCCAAGTGAACCAGATTACACTAAGAAACCCTATATACGAACGTAGAACTACCGAGCATGAGCTTGGCTTGCCATGAAACTCGACACCTCAGATGCTTACCACTAAGATTGTTAATCTGGTGTGTAGCAGTGAAAGTTGAGAGGTTCGCCACAAAGAAGAGATCGAAAAACAACTCAATGGGCGTGGCATCTGAAAGTCTACACCACCGAGGCCCGTCTTCAGTCTCGCTAATCGGGTAGGCAATCCAAGGCAGGCCATGCAAGTTAGGGTGATGGGAACTGGGAATATCATCAGACCCACTGTCAAGTGAAACACAAAATGGTTCAACTTACGGCGCAGACTCCTTGAGCGGGCGGACCCTATCAAGGAAGCGACGAAGTAAGGAAATTCGAGTGCGTGCCATCATGATGAAGCCGTTCATTATTGGGAAATAAAGGTCATAAAGCTAGTTGGGGTATCATATCGCAAGAGCGCGAGAGAAGTATGAGAGTGATAAACAAGCGTGATGAGACTGGACAGGCGCGCAATGTCCATTTCAGGAAGGACTCATCAAGAGTCTGGAGAGCTCGAATCGGGAGCTGCCATGGATGCCCCGATGCTTTCCAACCCACGCTTCACCATTGCGCTTTCCGAAGCGTCGGCTGTGGGATCATGTCCTGCCTCCTTTTTGAGACGCTCGTAATTGTCGCCTGCCTCCTTGATCAACGCTTGAATTTCAATCTCACGTGtggcaatttcttctttctccctgCGTAGATCCTCCATACGGCTGATCATCTGAGTTTTTGAAGACTCCATGGAGGCGAGGGTGGTCCGCAGTCTTTCAAGGCTGGTAGCCAGTTTGGGCAACGAAGTAACCTTTGGAGGGGTCTGAGGTCTGTCGATGCCATTGCGGCGACCGTTGCCAATTGCTGCTTTTGTCTGATGAGCCTCGTATGCTGCCTTTTCCTCCAGATctgaatcatcatcatctgacaacgcctcggcatcctcgaTAAGCTCACGCATGGCTTCACGCTGTTTGCGCTGCTGCTCGCGTTCCGCCTTTCGTCCGAGCGAAATCAACCCATCCTCCACATATTCATCAAAACCCTCTGCAAAGTCTTCGTCATCACGAACAAGACGAGtatctttctccttctcgggCTCTTTTTCGCCTCGTGCTATGCCGTCCCAATCGTCATCACTCCCAAGATTGTCCTCGAGCGCAATGAAATCGTCCGTGTGTGAACCTTGCTCCAATGCCAAACGAGCGCGTCTAGCTTTCTTCTCGCGAATCTCCGCCTCGGTAGGAATCGCCGCTTGACCCGAAACTACCATAACTTCACCGAACTTGGCCGCCACATCTATCTCTCTGTTCTTTCCGTTTTCGGGAGCGAGTTTCGGTGTTGATGGGGTCGAATTCTGTAGCTCTTTCAGATATTCAGTGCTATAGCTAGGGCGATCATGTCCCACTCGTGCAGAAAGAGCATTGGCCCCGGCATTAGGTGTCAAGTTGCGCGGGAAGGCATTTCTTTCGAGCACTTTGCGACCGAGTCCAGACTTTCTGGGGTTGGCACCGTCACTGTCCAGCTTCCCCTCTTCAGCAACAGCATTGTCATCCGCGCCGAACGAGAGATTCAATTTCGATTTGGTCCTCGATTTCGTTGGTCGCTTCACAACAGGCTCTGAGAAGGTAAATCTAAAGGTTAGCACACAGAACCTTAATTCTTGAGTTGTTTGATAGCTatggaggaaatgaaggtACCTGGTGCAGTTGAGGCGTCCTCTTCGTCGGAGTCATTTCCGCCTACTTTACGTGGCTTTCTGCGATTTGCAAACTTTGAACTCATGGTGAATAAGATACAAGCCCAAGAACGAGTGGCGCGGCAGTGAGAACTGGAGTTAGACTTGTAACGCCGAGATTGACGCAAGCTTGAGCTCTTATCGCCCGTATCGGGAACATCCTTTCTCCGTGGTCCCCAAACTCCAATGCACCGGGCGATCTGAGAACCCAACTCGATCTGCGAACAGACATCAGCTCGCCCAAGATGCCTCAAGCACAGCCTGAATTGAAAAAGGTATCGATTGCGTCTCCCGATATTGAATATTCTCTTATGGTTGAATTTTATACTGATCGCACCGCCCATCCTAGTACATGGAGAAGCGGGTCTTCTGCCAATTGAACGGCAACCGCAAAGTGATTGGAGTCCTCCGTGGCTATGATGTACGTGGATAACAGTCTTTTATCTCAGCAGACTCATTATTGCAGCTCATGTTTTGGCGCTGGTCTTGCGAAACAAAGATCTGTCGCAAATCGGGGTTCGCCAAAAGCAAGTATTGTGGGGTAATGGCTGACTTTCGTCGGCAGGTTTTCATGAACATCGTGCTCGATGAAGCCTTCGAGGAGAAAGCAGGCGGAGAAAAGGTCTCCATTGGCATGGTCGTATGTTTCGCTTATCTTTGAATTTGATATTAACCTGCTAACCAAAGACTTCCCAGGTCATCCGTGGAAACTCCGTGGTCATGCTCGAAGCCTTGGAGCGCATTAACGAAAAATAAAGCAACGTTGGGTCATTCATACTCTCCCAACTCGACGTAGCGGAGACACGGGCACTGAAAGTATGCGTCGGAAACCGGCAACTTCAGGCTCGAAAGGGCTGCGAGCATAATGATATGGGCGTTTCTGGGCCGGATGCTCTTATGGAATCAATCAAATAGTTTTCTGCTCTATACCCACAGAGGCAGTACACGATCTGATCTTCGTTGTTGCCCCAGTCGTTTTCGattgccctttttttcttcttaatATTCTTCCCGGCTACGGCGATGAACTACCCAATTCGAAAacagagaggagaaagaggtaTCAGTCATGTGGTATTCTTGTACCGAATGATATGCAAATTCACGCCACCACGCCTGGAACGATGCTCGGTGATTGCTTTCAAGGCATACTGGAAAGGCTGCCGCCATGACAAAAATCATACGCTGATAGATAATATTACACGAAACTGGCGAATCAAAGCGCAAATGTAGTGTGATGCTACTTTTTCTGCCCAAACTTCAGCTTCAACTTGAACCCTCCACCGCTGGCCGGTGTTGATGGAGTGGCAGACATTGGCGTAGTCGCAGATGGCCGAGGCACGCTGTTCGGGATCGAAATTCTCGGCAGAACCGAGGGAGTTGACGGGGTGCTGGGAGTCAGAGCTGTCTTGGAGTGTTTGAAAGTAATACGTGGGGCGGGAGGCTGCATGCCTTGCTCGTCCCGCTTGCGCTTAGCACTGTCCTTCGGTGGACCTATGCTGGTACGGAATTGGCTCGACCGGTAAAAGCGCAGCTGGCCGCGGCCCATGTTTTGGACCTTCCAGAATCGAGGATACCTCAACTTAACAGGCTTCGAAGTAACTGCATCAAAGAGGACGCCACAAATGTCCGTGAGCTCGGAAAGCTCGTGAATCCCGAGGGAGGTAGAGTTGCACGCAGCCCACATGTACTCGCGCAAAGAAGGCTCCGTGGCAATCTCCCTCTTCAAAGCCTCTATGGCGCCAGGCACTGTCTGTCGACGAGCCAAATCGGCTTGACGGACATCTGTAGATGACTCTTGCTCAATGATCAAGCCTCCGTCTGAACTGGCTCGGTAGGTTGAGGTCTGCCAAAAGCAACTTGGGCTAATGCCCGCCCGAAGAGGCGTTGGCAGTGGTGACGAATGTAAGCCGATGAGTCACTCGTCATTGTGTACATCAGCCAGCGAAATAAGTCTGGATGCTGTGCGATGTCGAGATCAACCAGACACTCGAACGCCTGTACGCGGAGCAAGTCGTACGTTCCAGAGCGAGTATAAGGAATAAATCTCATCAAGTCTAGCTCAAGGACGTTGGCTTGCATCAACCTCAAGTGACACTGCAAAGCAGCTCGAGAATAGAGATTCTGGAACGAACTTGACCATTCATCCATGCGGCGGTAGCGATCAAACTCAGCAATTGCATCCTTTTCGAGCTGCTCTTCAGCTTGCGCTTCCATGACGCGCTCCATGTCAAAATGAGACAGCTCGTCTTCGGGTCGAGACTCATTTCTCCCAAGCAAAGCATGACAGAGCGAGTGCATGAGAGACGCGACATAGAAATTATCAGAGTACTAAAGAAGCATATTTCATTAGAGACGGCCACAAAACGATGTTTGCCCTGAAAACGTACCTCATTATTCGAGTTGTCGTTGAACTTCAACTTGTCGAATAAGAACCTTTTGACCCGAAGCGGCGTCTTGCCGCCGTTGTCGCGAACTTGGGAAATCACGTCAGGGATAACCTGTTGAAGAATGTAGGCTGCACGATCTGAGAAATCATTTGAACGTGTCATAGGAGATCCAGGTAAGCAGAAAAGCTCCTGGAAAGCTTTCTCAAGGTGGTGCAATCCAATCCAGTCGACCTCGTCTTTGGCATGTTTCACGAGCGCCTTTGCCGCCGTGACACGAATTCCGTGGAAATATCGGCTATCCATGAGCGTGCGAGCGAAGATAGTGGAGATCAAGGGATGCTCCCGCTGCGCTGCCATGTACTGGAGAGATTCAAGCTGAGCGACGACGTCTCTATCTTGCTGAAGCTGGGACAGGTACATGTACCCTGGCATCCCGAGTGCCAACCTGCAAATCCACTCAAAGTCCGCATCCATCCGAATCCACTCGTACGACTCCTGTCCCATGCGctcttcgtcctctttcGTCCAGTCAGCGAGACGCCACGCCTGAGTTTCCTCTTCCGTCTGGAGGACATCACCAAGGCAGTACAAGAGAACGTCTTCTTGCGTCTCTGCGTCCCCGGAAGCCACTGCGCGctccctttgttttttgttgCGCTTGAGCCGCTTGTACTTGGTGTTGTATGGGATATCAAATTTTGTGACCCCCTCTTTGATTTCGACAATGTGCTCGTATGGAGTACCGTCAGCTTCATGAATTCTGATAGTCATAGAGCCAGTGAAGACAGGTTGGATCGGCCCGGCGTAGACGTGCCGgatctcctccttgacaTCCCGCAGAAATGCATCCTTATCAAGATCACGGGCAGCCGTTTGATCAGACTGAACCTGGCGAATCATCATCTCTACCACcagctttttcttgttgaatCTTTGAGTCGCTTGAAATCGTGGACAGCCTGCGCCGTACACCCACTGCTGGAAAAAGACATCCAATTTGGCGTGACCAAATCTTTCACATAGCCTTTGAAACATGGCAGATGTCACAGCGCCATTGGGAATGTCCCCCATTCGTGAGTTGAGGAACAGCCGAGAGATAATTCGTGACATTGTTGCTTTTCCGCTTGCTTTTGTCAGGCGTCGGTCAAGAATGAAAAGAACCAAGGGAGCTTTCAGGGCAATAAATCGATACTCTGATGGGTCAATCTTCAAGAAGTTGCCCATGTCATAGATCGACGGTCGCTCGTAGTCGAGCTCGCATATTCGATCGGACATTTGCTTGAGCCGATATCGATATTCGTTGGTTCCACACAGCTTTTTCATGAAAGTATCAGTGATGAACCACGCAACCCCGACAGTAACCCATGTGTCCGCAGGTTCATTTGGTATGATGTTGATTCCGCTCCATTGGCAAGCCATGGCATGAACGAGCGAGCGTGTGGCATCGTACATTGGATCAATGATCTCActggggaagagaagatgactgcTGCATATACTCATTCCAGCAGACGGAAGGGTCTCTGTCGCCACATCGTCTACAAAACACATTTTGTAGCTGGAGAAAGGGTACGACCCGTAGGACAGAGAGAAGAAGTCAATGGCTTGTGCCATGGGGAACCCGGTGTTTTGAACTTCGTCTGCTCGGCCTGGAAGACAAAATGCGTGGACAGGAATCGCATTCTGACCCAATTGCTCGTCTTGATCGCTCTCGCGGAAATCCGCTAAATTGACGTACTCGAAAGGTCCAACCGCGAACCCAATCTGCCGTGGAGATAATGGATTATAACAAGCAAAGGACACAGTCTTCCGCGTCGGGTCCTTTGGATCCGTGATGTCGTCTGTCAATTCACCCGAACACACAACAGACATATCCAAAGCTCCGTCGTCGGCGGAGATATATCTGCTGTTGGCTTTGGGCCGTGAAATAGAGCCAGTGGCCTTGCGCTCAAACAGGTCACCTAACGAGGCAGGGCATGAAATCGAGATTTCCCAAGCACAACGGGACGTAGGATCGTCCACACATGGGAAAAGTGGGCAGCCAACACTAGATTCTTGAGAGTTTGTTGTGAAAGCATGGGGGTAGCGGCGATCCCCACTGTCGACACCCACGAACTGCATCCCATCCCGAATGCGATCGATTACAAACTCGATGTGAACTGTAAGAGCAGAGAATTGAGGAAGGTTACTCTCTGGCGGCTTACTTCCGCCCGGTCCATCAACATCGTCCCCTGTGCTCTGTAAAGCAACCCGTTCACGTGCCTCGGTAGACCGCgcgtctaattctttaatgTGGACGTTTTTCGGAATGAGGATCTCGACTTGTGGCTCCGGTGGAATCTTCAGTAGCCCGTCAACTTTACGCGTGAGGCGCTCATGGTACTGGGGCCCAtagagatggagattctcGTAAGGGTCGACGTATTTCGACGTCGCCGCCTTGCCGTTGACTGTAAGTCGCTTAATCTCGCCTTGTCGGAAGTTCAAGTGAATGAGGCGCAAGTCTCCTCGGCTTGGATAGACCGTGATTTCCGTGCTTCCCTTGACACTTTTGTTCGCAAAGTCGATCTCAAGGGCGACTTTTTGTTGCCCAACATTGAATTCGCGTCGGAATTGTGGCGCCGCCGGCACCTCGACGACGCCCGGCATCGTGGACGTACCTCACTGGCGGGCGGCGCGAACAGCGCTGCGGAAGCAACCAAGCTTCATGTCCATCCAAAACTTGCGCAGTGATAGCCGAGGTGTGAGATGAGTGAATGCAGAGATTCCGGGGGGTCGGCCGATTCGCGTTGCGCGGAAACGGATCGTCTGGAACAACAAGGACAGGAGGATTGACAACAACAGCGAATCGTCAAATTTGTAAGCTCTTTAGGCTGGTCAAGCGATCGTGTCTCACGTAGAGCGCGATATGTTCAGAGAGCGTGGAGATGATGTGAACGCACGCGCGCGTGTAAcgaggtgaagaagatgatccTCGCAGGCCCAGTCAACTTCGTCGGTGGAGCTTCACAACCTCGAGTTCCAATTACGGATGACAGCACGTGATTTCGGGGCCGAAAAACCCTCCTTTTTAACTATTCGATGATTGAGCCCCCCGAAACACTTTGAGGTGGATTTGGCTTATTCTCTCCTTTTTACTTCTTGTCTGAGCTCGTGCGTTAGCAAGCTTCTCTGCATCTGATTCAACGTCTCATCTGCCCTTTTCAGGACCGCAACCCTGACTTGAGGTCCTCCCTGCGCCGTTGACTAGAACGCCGGTGCCAGACGCAACAAAGTGCTCGCGCGACACAGTCGCAACCCTCGTCATGGAGACAATCTGGCGGATGGTCCAAGGTACGTTAAAAGTATTTCGGTCTAAAGTTGTGATTGAAGAGGGTGTTGAGCTAACCCGTCAATTTGAATTTACCAGAGACCCAAGATTCGCTCTCCGATGAAGCACTGATGCCCCTGAAATCGTACAAATATTCCAGCGTTGACAAGTCGTTCATCTCAAATTACATCCTAAAACATTATGTACGGATCTCGTCGGGTGGAAGCCATAATGCTCCGAGAATTTGAAACTGACGCACCACATCGGTTTAGTGGAATGCCTTCGTTGAGCTGCTTCCCATGTGGATTGCTCCTAACATGGTAACCCTGCTCGGGTTCTTATTCATTGTGTTCAATGTCTTTCTCATTGAGATTTTCATGCCCGACATGATCGGTCCGGTTAGTTCTTCCTCCCGGAATTGCAACGGCAAGAACCTCCTTTGACATTTGTCGTTGTTCAGGGACCTTGGTGGCTGTACTTCAGCTTCGCATTTGGAATGTGGATGTGAGTATTGACGTTCCTTCCGAGTTGCGCGATGTCATGACTGATCAGAAACAGGTATTCAACCTTGGACAATGTCGATGGTAAACAAGCGCGCCGAACGGGAACATCTAGCGGGCTGGGAGAATTATTTGAGTTCGTGCCAAGAGAACCCTATCCGCGGACGTGTGGCTAACGGATCCTCCAACAGCCACGGAATCGATTCGTTGAACTGTACATTGGCCAGTCTTTTGGAGACTGCAGCAATGGGCTTTGGTGCCTCAAAGCTGGGTGCATATACCGCGATTGTGCCCTGCCTGGCCATGTACTTTTCAACTTGGGAGACCTTTCATACGCATACTCTATACCTCGGCTACTTTAACGGGCCTACCGAAGGACTCATCATTGCCATCAGCATCATGCTTGCATCTGGTATCTGGGGCCCTGGGATTTGGGCGCGCCCAATCACCGAGttcatcaacatcccccAACTCTTCGGCACCAACTCCATCAAAGACCTCTGGGTACCGATTCTTCTGGGTGGATTCTTCCTGGCCCATCTTCCAGGTTGTGTTCTCAATGTCTATGCCGCGCGTAAGAAGCATGGCTTGCCTTTCACCCCTCTTCTGA contains these protein-coding regions:
- a CDS encoding Small nuclear ribonucleoprotein G: MPQAQPELKKYMEKRVFCQLNGNRKVIGVLRGYDVFMNIVLDEAFEEKAGGEKVSIGMVVIRGNSVVMLEALERINEK